The Notoacmeibacter ruber DNA segment TAGTCGCGTCCACAATCTGCCCGCCCATCGCCAGAAGCCGGCCTGCGCGAGATGCTTGTCGAAGCGGACGAACAGACTCTTGACCGCACCGGCCTCGGCCAGATGATCGCGGAACAGCCAGATCGTCTTGGCGTCCGGGACTCTGTCCGCGAGACCGAGCCCGACGAACCGCATGAACAACAGACGGTCCTGGATCTGGAACTCGGCCTGATCGTCCGAGAGGTTATAGAGCGCCTGCAGGACCAGGACCTTGAACATCAGAACCGGATCGTAGGGCGGCCTGCCGCCCTTTGCGCCGCCAGAACGCTTCAGGGCCTTGGCCAGCGACTTCCTGACGACTTCCCACGGAACAATCGCGTTCAGCTTCTCCAGAGGATCGCCGGCTTCGCTCAGTCGGCCATAGCGCTCATCAACGTCCCAGAACCCCGACTGACCCCGCATCTCATCCTGCCGATCTCCATCATATCGATGGAATCACAGATCACGCGGAAAGGGGAGGTTCTTCGAGGTCTCCAGCTGCTTGAGCGAGAGGTTCTCGTCCTCGAGCTGCTTCACTCGGCGCAATTCGCCTACGATGAGACCACCGTACACCTACTTCCAGCGGTAGAAGGTCTTGACGTGACCCCCAGCTTGCCTCCAGCTGGGATTAGAGCCGGGCCTTTGTTTTGCGCATCAGCGCGGCTGAAGCAATGGGCTGCGTAGCGGAGCCCGTAGGGCGTAGCGAAGCAGGCCATTGCTGATCGAGTTCGGCGGCGAATGCCGCCGGTGTTGCGTAGCCGAGAGAGGAGTGTGGACGCTCCCGGTTGTAGTCTTCAACCCAAGCTGCGATCTCGACCCGCGCGTGTGCCATGCTGAGGAACAGGGTCTCGTTGAGGAGTTCGTCGCGCATGCGGCCGTTGAAACTCTCGACATAGCCATTCTGCATCGGCCTTCCGGGAGCGATGTAATGCCACTCGACGCCGATCTCGCCGCACCATGCGAGCACCGCGTTGCCGGTAAGTTCGGTGCCGTAGCACGTCGGGAAGAAGCGCTGCCGACAGGTTATGGCCACTCGCGCAGCCTTCAAGTAGCGCAGCGGGTGGCCATAACCGGGTCTCGGGTCTCAACAGTGGTTTTGCACAACCACACCGCTGAGGAGACCGGCTACGACCGCTACCCATTCTATCGCTTCGACCGTCCTGGTTGCCATCGACATTTCCAAGCACCGCCACGAGGTGCTCATCGGGGTTCCGGGCAAGAAGCGCCGTCGCCGCATAACGATCATGAACTCGTTGGAAGACTTCCAGCGCTTGTCTGCGGTGCTGTCCAGCTACGACCTGCCAGTTCGAATTGGGTTCGAAGCGACCGGCAACTATCACAGGCCGCTGGTGTATCATCTTGGACAGGCCGGGTTCGACTTCAAGCTCATCTCCTCCGTCGGTCTCGCCCGGACACGCGAGGCTTTGCACAACAGCTGGGACAAGAACGACCCGAAGGACGCGCAAGTCATCCTGCACATGCTGGAGATCGGCGCCGTGCAGTTCTTTCATGACCCGGTGGTCGTTGGGACCGCAGACATCCAAGAGCTGTCGAAGACGCACGAGATCGTCTCACGTTCGAAGACCGAGCTCTGGCACCGCATCCTGACGCATTACCTGCCGCTCTATTTCCCCGAGGCCGAACGGTTTCATCGAAGCTCCCGGACCGACTGGTTCTTGGCGTTTCTCGAGAAGTACTCGACACCGACGATGATCACGGCCATGAGCCAGGAAGCTTTCATCGAAGATGCCTGGCAGGTGGTGGGCAGGAAGGTTTCCAAAGAACGCCTGCTTTCAGATATTTACGCCACGGCGGTCGACTCTGTCGGGTTGCCCGTTAGTCCGGATTCCGACGCCGTCCGCATGTTCCGCCTCGTCCTTGCCGAAGGCAGAAGTCTTGTCCGCCAGCGCAACGAGATCGAAGCCCGGGCGGTCGAGTTTCTCTCCGATCTGCCGGACTATAAGCTGCTGACAACCATTCCTGGCATCGGCCCGATCAATGCCATGACTATCTTGGCGGAGGCCGGTGACCTCCGCCGCTTTCGGCATCATAGGCAGTTCCTGAAGTTCTGCGGCATGGACCTTGCCACGGTCCAGTCCGGCATGTTCCGCGGTCAGCGCCGGATCTCGAAGTACGGCAATGCCCGGCTGCGCCGCACGCTCTGGATGGCTGGCCAAACGGCCGTCCTTAAGCGAACCAACAGCTTCCGGGACAAGTTCGAACGCTACATCTCGAAGGACCGACACAACGCTCATCTGCGCCGCAAGGCCTACACCGCGATCGCGGCCAAGATGGCGCGCACCGTACACGCCGTGGTCAATCACGGCGAACCCTATCGCCCCTTCTTCGAGGGGGTGAGCCCAGGCGGAAGGACCTCTCTCTGACCAGTGCCGTGGAGGCAGTTCTCTGACCTCGTAGATAATGTTCGGGCCTTCTGCTTGGGATTTGGGATCTCGTATTAAGGACGGTGAGGGCCGCCATCGCGCGTACCCTGTGTTTGCTATGGATGAGATCATTTTTTGACGGCAGAGCCCGTCTGGGCAACCTTATCAGGGCATCCGGTCGGCCGGATGCCACAGGACCTGCTGACCTAAGCAGCCAGAATTTCCCGACATAGGACGTTGTCGCTGACGATCATGCCGGGCTTGCCTCGCCTGGCGACCAGTTCGCTCAGCTCGCGCACGACGCGACGACCGGAGATGGATGTGTCCGGCACCGCTGCCAGGCACTCCCTCGTCACGTCGTCGACCACGTTGAGCACCCGAAACCGTCGACCGGAGGCCATTTGGTCGTGAACGAAGTCCAGGCTCCAGCGCTGGTTTGGCAGGGCGAGGACGGGGACTGGTGCCCTCGTTCCTACGGCACGCCTGCGACTGCGCCGCCGCCTGACCGCCAACCCCTCCTCCTTGTAGAGCCGCTGGGTCTTCTTCCGGTTGATCATCACGCCCTCCCGGCGGAGCAGAATGTGAAGACGCCGATAGCCGAACCGGCGACGCTGGTTGGCCAACTCGCGCAGCTTCTCACGCAGATCGACGTCATCGCCCCGTGTGGAACGGTAGCGCACGCTCTTGCGATCGGCACCGAGGACATGGCACGCCCGCCGCTCGCTCATCCCGTGGCAGATCTGGAGATGAGCGACAGCTTCCCGTTTGGCAGCGGGCGTCAGAACTTTTTTGCCAGAAGGTCCTTCAGCGCAGCCTGATCAAGCATCGCATCAGCCAGCAACCGCTTGAGCTTGGCGTTCTCGCCTTCGAGCTCCTTCAACCGTCGGGCCTCGGATACCTCCAGCCCGCCATACTTTGACTTCCAGTTGTAGATCGTCGCTTCGGACACACCGTGTCGGCGAGCGAGATCAGCAGTCTTCGCGCCGGCTTCCGCCTCCTTCAACACGCCGATGATCCGCTCCTCGGTGAACCTCGTTCTCTTCATCTCTTCCGTCCTTCTGTCAGGGCCGGACTCTAATCAAGACTGGAGGAAAATCAGGGGGTCACGTCACACTACGCCGCCCGTCGTTTTGACTGTTCACCACATGCCAAAACACGGACGGGCTCAAATTGGCTTGAGAAACGCTGGGGGTCACGTCACGTACACTTCATCGTAAAATGCTGATCGCGAACCCATCTCCATACAGCCACAAATTATGCAAGTAGCCAATCGACTTAAAACTCAAATAACTCAAGACGATTAGGAAGAAAGGGTGGTTGGCGCGACGCTCCAGAATGAGTTGAAACAGCACCACGATTACCCCCACCATGTTTAGTCGCGTTTCAGCGCCGAGGACAAAAGCTGCTACTGTGATCGGGGTCATCATGACCAGAAGTTGTACTCGGTCTCTGGTGATAATCATCCCTACGCATGTAAGCGCAAGCAATTGTACGATCTCTCCAATACCACTACCCGAATAATAACTAGCCTTTTCAATTAACGCGCCGGAAAAATTTACACTTAAGAATGCTACTACAATGCTACCAAATGCTATCGCCAATATCATTCGAGGCGTAATGCCTTCCGAAAAAATGCGATTGGCCCATTTAAAGGCGAGAGATGTGTAGATAATGATCATCTGAAAATGAAGAAGCGTAGATGATGCCATAAGCAGATATCGAATCCATTTCCTCTCAGCAAGAGCTGCAAGTATCGCAAAAAGAAATCCGAATTTCAAACGCTCGGCTGACGTAATTAAAACGAGGAAATAGTAGTTCGTAAATATTAATGGATATACATACCATTGAAGCCCAGCGCGATGGCAGAACAAATATAAACTAAAGGCAAAAGCCGAGTTGAATAGTGAGATGTAAGTAGTCTTTTCAAGACCTAAATAGGACGATCCTAACCACATAAGCGATCCAAAAAGAGGTTCTGAACTTCCCGTGTATTCCTTTTGAAGCGCGGCGATTGCCGATCCGGCATGCCCGGGCAAAGAGTCATAAAACGCCCGATAGAAGCGTTGGTCGCCCTCCGTATAATGCTCAAGCAAGATTACTGAAGCGTAATAGCCTACGGCTAAAATCAAAGCGTATAATAAAAGACGCTTGTACATATATTGCCTTTGATCTCGAAGAACAAAATATTCACGACTGTGAAAGTGATAATTCGATTTAGATCGAGGCATGTCAACAACGCTTGCCATTAATAAATAGTGGATTGAACGATTGGATTCTCGATGCCGCAATCGAATATAGATGTATATACTAGATATACATAGCCGTGGGGTCTATTCAAAAGGCATGGCGATTATATATAGCTGAAATGCGCAAGAGGATACTCATTATAATCCCAATATTGCTGAAAGTTTGGCGATGAGCATAAATCATTCAATAGTGCCGATGCAGTTAGGCGATTTTCCACCCTCGGGAACCGAGCTCGCCGATCGCAATCAAGGTAGCAGAAATGACACTGCTCCTTTAATGCGGGTCCGATTCTAAATCATAAATGCGGATGGCACTACGCTCGAGCTGGTAGACTAGTATATAACCTACAGTGATCCAGAACCGTTTTATGTGGTTGATAATGATGTTGCGCAATAATCTGGCTAGAAAGCGTCGTGTCCTGCTGGATGGTCCTTATGGCTATGCCAATCTCGGTGACAACGCGATTGCTTATTGCATGTCGAGCTTTCTTACAAAGGCAGGAATCGATGTAACCATTTCCTGCCTTAACCCGGACTATATCGAGAAATCCATTGGTCTCCCAACGCTACCTATCCTCGACTTCAAAACACTGAGTACCAGCGTCTTAAAAGCAATCGGCGAGTTCGATGCGATCATTGTAGGGGGAGGGCAGCAGCTCCAAGAGCATCCTGTGCCGAATCCGTTTTTCGGCATGTTTTCGCGAGTGTGCCATATGGCCCGTGTAGCCAAGGCGCTTAATGTTCCGTTCATTGCTTGGTCAGTTGGAATGGATTGGCCGCTGTCGCCTTTGGCGCGACTTATGGCTCGCCACTATCTGGGAAGCGACAATGTTACTCTGATTCTACGGGACGGCAAATCCTACGATCATGCATGTTCGATGCTCGCAGGCAAAAGTTGCCGAATATTGCATAGCAAAGATGCTGTCTTCATGCTTGCGAATTTTCTTTCCGATGATGTCACGCGATCGACAGAATTAAATTTCACCCGAAATAAAAGGTTGATCGTTTCGCCTAGTATCATCAAGCCGCAACAAGGATTGCGTAAAATGGTTGAGCTATGCGAAGAAGCTGCACAGCTGGGCTATGAAGTTAAAGGCTGGCATTCGGAGATCCGACCGGGTTATGATCTGAAGGTTCGCGAGATGGTCGACTGGGGAACCATCCCTGGTTTTGAATGGCTCCCTCCCAACCCCATCGACACGAATGAGGTCGCCAGTTTATTAAGTTCAGCATCACTTCTTCTAACTACGAGAATGCATCCGGCCATCATCGCAGTCGCACAAGGAGTCCCCGCATATGGTATTGCGACTAACTTGAAAATGCGGTCTGTATTTGACGAGTTGAGCATGCCCTATACTAATACTGAAGATTTGGAAGCGCTGAATTTTCATGATATTGTGGAAA contains these protein-coding regions:
- a CDS encoding IS110 family transposase is translated as MASTVLVAIDISKHRHEVLIGVPGKKRRRRITIMNSLEDFQRLSAVLSSYDLPVRIGFEATGNYHRPLVYHLGQAGFDFKLISSVGLARTREALHNSWDKNDPKDAQVILHMLEIGAVQFFHDPVVVGTADIQELSKTHEIVSRSKTELWHRILTHYLPLYFPEAERFHRSSRTDWFLAFLEKYSTPTMITAMSQEAFIEDAWQVVGRKVSKERLLSDIYATAVDSVGLPVSPDSDAVRMFRLVLAEGRSLVRQRNEIEARAVEFLSDLPDYKLLTTIPGIGPINAMTILAEAGDLRRFRHHRQFLKFCGMDLATVQSGMFRGQRRISKYGNARLRRTLWMAGQTAVLKRTNSFRDKFERYISKDRHNAHLRRKAYTAIAAKMARTVHAVVNHGEPYRPFFEGVSPGGRTSL
- a CDS encoding polysaccharide pyruvyl transferase family protein; the protein is MIQNRFMWLIMMLRNNLARKRRVLLDGPYGYANLGDNAIAYCMSSFLTKAGIDVTISCLNPDYIEKSIGLPTLPILDFKTLSTSVLKAIGEFDAIIVGGGQQLQEHPVPNPFFGMFSRVCHMARVAKALNVPFIAWSVGMDWPLSPLARLMARHYLGSDNVTLILRDGKSYDHACSMLAGKSCRILHSKDAVFMLANFLSDDVTRSTELNFTRNKRLIVSPSIIKPQQGLRKMVELCEEAAQLGYEVKGWHSEIRPGYDLKVREMVDWGTIPGFEWLPPNPIDTNEVASLLSSASLLLTTRMHPAIIAVAQGVPAYGIATNLKMRSVFDELSMPYTNTEDLEALNFHDIVESQFEKSFSMAQQFSANAELGGEQVLKAAFVDA